From Penaeus chinensis breed Huanghai No. 1 chromosome 18, ASM1920278v2, whole genome shotgun sequence, one genomic window encodes:
- the LOC125034807 gene encoding uncharacterized protein LOC125034807 isoform X6 → MSAETPLKDLPKVDPTLKGQLEGFSSVNLKKTETEEKIHLPNKEDVAQEKQHIEHLQNISEFRSERLKRTSTSEKLVLPSCQDVEAEKKAQAHLQAVEGFNTAQLKHANTQEKIVLPAREDIETERTHQSLFQGVTGFDKTSMRHAETQEKVTLPAKEDIETEKTHQSIFQGVTGFDKSQMRHAETEEKVALPAKEDIEQEKTHQNIFQGVASFDKSTMRQTSTTERVSLPTPEDIKLERTHQGIFQRLVSFDKSEMKPTETVERNVLPSQADIETEKGQQALRQGIEGFDHGALKKAQTTEKNTLPTKEMIEEEKKA, encoded by the exons atGAGCGCCGAAACTCCCCTCAAGGACTTGCCCAAGGTTGACCCCACCCTCAAGGGACAGCTCGAGGGATTCTCCTCCGTAAACCTTAAGAAGACCGAGACGGAGGAAAAGATTCACCTGCCAAACAAGGAGG ACGTGGCACAAGAGAAGCAACACATTGAACATCTACAGAACATCAGCGAGTTTCGCAGCGAAAGACTCAAACGAACGTCCACCTCTGAGAAGTTGGTCCTTCCCAGTTGTCAAG ACGTGGAAGCAGAGAAGAAAGCACAGGCCCATCTGCAGGCCGTCGAAGGCTTCAATACTGCACAACTCAAGCATGCCAATACCCAAGAAAAAATTGTTTTACCTGCCCGGGAag ATATTGAAACGGAACGAACACATCAGAGTTTATTCCAGGGTGTAACAGGCTTTGATAAGACCTCTATGCGGCATGCGGAAACGCAAGAAAAAGTTACCCTACCAGCCAAAGAAG ATATCGAGACTGAGAAGACACACCAGAGCATTTTCCAAGGTGTAACAGGATTTGACAAGTCCCAAATGCGACATGCTGAGACCGAAGAAAAGGTTGCCCTACCTGCCAAAGAAG ATATCGAACAGGAGAAAACACATCAAAATATTTTCCAAGGTGTTGCATCTTTTGATAAATCAACTATGCGACAGACTTCCACTACCGAAAGGGTATCTCTCCCTACGCCAGAAG ATATTAAACTGGAGCGTACCCACCAGGGCATATTTCAGCGATTGGTGTCCTTCGACAAAAGTGAAATGAAGCCAACAGAGACAGTTGAAAGAAATGTTTTGCCCTCCCAAGCAG ATATTGAGACTGAGAAGGGTCAGCAGGCACTCCGCCAGGGTATTGAGGGCTTTGACCATGGTGCTTTGAAGAAAGCTCAGACGACAGAGAAGAATACCCTTCCAACTAAGGAAA TgattgaggaagagaagaaggcctAA
- the LOC125034807 gene encoding uncharacterized protein LOC125034807 isoform X3, which produces MSAETPLKDLPKVDPTLKGQLEGFSSVNLKKTETEEKIHLPNKEDVEAEKKAQAHLQAVEGFNTAQLKHANTQEKIVLPAREDIETERTHQSLFQGVTGFDKTSMRHAETQEKVTLPAKEDIETEKTHQSIFQGVTGFDKSQMRHAETEEKVALPAKEDIEQEKTHQNIFQGVASFDKSTMRQTSTTERVSLPTPEDIKLERTHQGIFQRLVSFDKSEMKPTETVERNVLPSQADIETEKGQQALRQGIEGFDHGALKKAQTTEKNTLPTKEMIEEEKKA; this is translated from the exons atGAGCGCCGAAACTCCCCTCAAGGACTTGCCCAAGGTTGACCCCACCCTCAAGGGACAGCTCGAGGGATTCTCCTCCGTAAACCTTAAGAAGACCGAGACGGAGGAAAAGATTCACCTGCCAAACAAGGAGG ACGTGGAAGCAGAGAAGAAAGCACAGGCCCATCTGCAGGCCGTCGAAGGCTTCAATACTGCACAACTCAAGCATGCCAATACCCAAGAAAAAATTGTTTTACCTGCCCGGGAag ATATTGAAACGGAACGAACACATCAGAGTTTATTCCAGGGTGTAACAGGCTTTGATAAGACCTCTATGCGGCATGCGGAAACGCAAGAAAAAGTTACCCTACCAGCCAAAGAAG ATATCGAGACTGAGAAGACACACCAGAGCATTTTCCAAGGTGTAACAGGATTTGACAAGTCCCAAATGCGACATGCTGAGACCGAAGAAAAGGTTGCCCTACCTGCCAAAGAAG ATATCGAACAGGAGAAAACACATCAAAATATTTTCCAAGGTGTTGCATCTTTTGATAAATCAACTATGCGACAGACTTCCACTACCGAAAGGGTATCTCTCCCTACGCCAGAAG ATATTAAACTGGAGCGTACCCACCAGGGCATATTTCAGCGATTGGTGTCCTTCGACAAAAGTGAAATGAAGCCAACAGAGACAGTTGAAAGAAATGTTTTGCCCTCCCAAGCAG ATATTGAGACTGAGAAGGGTCAGCAGGCACTCCGCCAGGGTATTGAGGGCTTTGACCATGGTGCTTTGAAGAAAGCTCAGACGACAGAGAAGAATACCCTTCCAACTAAGGAAA TgattgaggaagagaagaaggcctAA
- the LOC125034807 gene encoding uncharacterized protein LOC125034807 isoform X5 — protein sequence MYSKFSNLAFEPESPAPTTTIMSAETPLKDLPKVDPTLKGQLEGFSSVNLKKTETEEKIHLPNKEDVAQEKQHIEHLQNISEFRSERLKRTSTSEKLVLPSCQDVEAEKKAQAHLQAVEGFNTAQLKHANTQEKIVLPAREDIETERTHQSLFQGVTGFDKTSMRHAETQEKVTLPAKEDIETEKTHQSIFQGVTGFDKSQMRHAETEEKVALPAKEDIEQEKTHQNIFQGVASFDKSTMRQTSTTERVSLPTPEDIKLERTHQGIFQRLVSFDKSEMKPTETVERNVLPSQADIETEKGQQALRQGIEGFDHGALKKAQTTEKNTLPTKEMIEEEKKA from the exons ATGTATTCGAAATTTTCAAAC TTAGCCTTCGAACCAGAATCACCAGcacccactaccaccatcatGAGCGCCGAAACTCCCCTCAAGGACTTGCCCAAGGTTGACCCCACCCTCAAGGGACAGCTCGAGGGATTCTCCTCCGTAAACCTTAAGAAGACCGAGACGGAGGAAAAGATTCACCTGCCAAACAAGGAGG ACGTGGCACAAGAGAAGCAACACATTGAACATCTACAGAACATCAGCGAGTTTCGCAGCGAAAGACTCAAACGAACGTCCACCTCTGAGAAGTTGGTCCTTCCCAGTTGTCAAG ACGTGGAAGCAGAGAAGAAAGCACAGGCCCATCTGCAGGCCGTCGAAGGCTTCAATACTGCACAACTCAAGCATGCCAATACCCAAGAAAAAATTGTTTTACCTGCCCGGGAag ATATTGAAACGGAACGAACACATCAGAGTTTATTCCAGGGTGTAACAGGCTTTGATAAGACCTCTATGCGGCATGCGGAAACGCAAGAAAAAGTTACCCTACCAGCCAAAGAAG ATATCGAGACTGAGAAGACACACCAGAGCATTTTCCAAGGTGTAACAGGATTTGACAAGTCCCAAATGCGACATGCTGAGACCGAAGAAAAGGTTGCCCTACCTGCCAAAGAAG ATATCGAACAGGAGAAAACACATCAAAATATTTTCCAAGGTGTTGCATCTTTTGATAAATCAACTATGCGACAGACTTCCACTACCGAAAGGGTATCTCTCCCTACGCCAGAAG ATATTAAACTGGAGCGTACCCACCAGGGCATATTTCAGCGATTGGTGTCCTTCGACAAAAGTGAAATGAAGCCAACAGAGACAGTTGAAAGAAATGTTTTGCCCTCCCAAGCAG ATATTGAGACTGAGAAGGGTCAGCAGGCACTCCGCCAGGGTATTGAGGGCTTTGACCATGGTGCTTTGAAGAAAGCTCAGACGACAGAGAAGAATACCCTTCCAACTAAGGAAA TgattgaggaagagaagaaggcctAA
- the LOC125034807 gene encoding uncharacterized protein LOC125034807 isoform X4, producing MILQLPVPLAFEPESPAPTTTIMSAETPLKDLPKVDPTLKGQLEGFSSVNLKKTETEEKIHLPNKEDVAQEKQHIEHLQNISEFRSERLKRTSTSEKLVLPSCQDVEAEKKAQAHLQAVEGFNTAQLKHANTQEKIVLPAREDIETERTHQSLFQGVTGFDKTSMRHAETQEKVTLPAKEDIETEKTHQSIFQGVTGFDKSQMRHAETEEKVALPAKEDIEQEKTHQNIFQGVASFDKSTMRQTSTTERVSLPTPEDIKLERTHQGIFQRLVSFDKSEMKPTETVERNVLPSQADIETEKGQQALRQGIEGFDHGALKKAQTTEKNTLPTKEMIEEEKKA from the exons ATGATCCTTCAGCTCCCTGTACCG TTAGCCTTCGAACCAGAATCACCAGcacccactaccaccatcatGAGCGCCGAAACTCCCCTCAAGGACTTGCCCAAGGTTGACCCCACCCTCAAGGGACAGCTCGAGGGATTCTCCTCCGTAAACCTTAAGAAGACCGAGACGGAGGAAAAGATTCACCTGCCAAACAAGGAGG ACGTGGCACAAGAGAAGCAACACATTGAACATCTACAGAACATCAGCGAGTTTCGCAGCGAAAGACTCAAACGAACGTCCACCTCTGAGAAGTTGGTCCTTCCCAGTTGTCAAG ACGTGGAAGCAGAGAAGAAAGCACAGGCCCATCTGCAGGCCGTCGAAGGCTTCAATACTGCACAACTCAAGCATGCCAATACCCAAGAAAAAATTGTTTTACCTGCCCGGGAag ATATTGAAACGGAACGAACACATCAGAGTTTATTCCAGGGTGTAACAGGCTTTGATAAGACCTCTATGCGGCATGCGGAAACGCAAGAAAAAGTTACCCTACCAGCCAAAGAAG ATATCGAGACTGAGAAGACACACCAGAGCATTTTCCAAGGTGTAACAGGATTTGACAAGTCCCAAATGCGACATGCTGAGACCGAAGAAAAGGTTGCCCTACCTGCCAAAGAAG ATATCGAACAGGAGAAAACACATCAAAATATTTTCCAAGGTGTTGCATCTTTTGATAAATCAACTATGCGACAGACTTCCACTACCGAAAGGGTATCTCTCCCTACGCCAGAAG ATATTAAACTGGAGCGTACCCACCAGGGCATATTTCAGCGATTGGTGTCCTTCGACAAAAGTGAAATGAAGCCAACAGAGACAGTTGAAAGAAATGTTTTGCCCTCCCAAGCAG ATATTGAGACTGAGAAGGGTCAGCAGGCACTCCGCCAGGGTATTGAGGGCTTTGACCATGGTGCTTTGAAGAAAGCTCAGACGACAGAGAAGAATACCCTTCCAACTAAGGAAA TgattgaggaagagaagaaggcctAA
- the LOC125034807 gene encoding uncharacterized protein LOC125034807 isoform X2, translating to MTTDVSPDSAWSTRRPAGAPRGDVFAACVFKSGGLAFEPESPAPTTTIMSAETPLKDLPKVDPTLKGQLEGFSSVNLKKTETEEKIHLPNKEDVAQEKQHIEHLQNISEFRSERLKRTSTSEKLVLPSCQDVEAEKKAQAHLQAVEGFNTAQLKHANTQEKIVLPAREDIETERTHQSLFQGVTGFDKTSMRHAETQEKVTLPAKEDIETEKTHQSIFQGVTGFDKSQMRHAETEEKVALPAKEDIEQEKTHQNIFQGVASFDKSTMRQTSTTERVSLPTPEDIKLERTHQGIFQRLVSFDKSEMKPTETVERNVLPSQADIETEKGQQALRQGIEGFDHGALKKAQTTEKNTLPTKEMIEEEKKA from the exons ATGACCACAGATGTCAGTCCAGACAGCGCTTGGTCGACTCGTCGGCCTGCTGGCGCTCCACGCGGCGACGTGTTTGCGGCCTGCGTTTTTAAGTCGGGTGGT TTAGCCTTCGAACCAGAATCACCAGcacccactaccaccatcatGAGCGCCGAAACTCCCCTCAAGGACTTGCCCAAGGTTGACCCCACCCTCAAGGGACAGCTCGAGGGATTCTCCTCCGTAAACCTTAAGAAGACCGAGACGGAGGAAAAGATTCACCTGCCAAACAAGGAGG ACGTGGCACAAGAGAAGCAACACATTGAACATCTACAGAACATCAGCGAGTTTCGCAGCGAAAGACTCAAACGAACGTCCACCTCTGAGAAGTTGGTCCTTCCCAGTTGTCAAG ACGTGGAAGCAGAGAAGAAAGCACAGGCCCATCTGCAGGCCGTCGAAGGCTTCAATACTGCACAACTCAAGCATGCCAATACCCAAGAAAAAATTGTTTTACCTGCCCGGGAag ATATTGAAACGGAACGAACACATCAGAGTTTATTCCAGGGTGTAACAGGCTTTGATAAGACCTCTATGCGGCATGCGGAAACGCAAGAAAAAGTTACCCTACCAGCCAAAGAAG ATATCGAGACTGAGAAGACACACCAGAGCATTTTCCAAGGTGTAACAGGATTTGACAAGTCCCAAATGCGACATGCTGAGACCGAAGAAAAGGTTGCCCTACCTGCCAAAGAAG ATATCGAACAGGAGAAAACACATCAAAATATTTTCCAAGGTGTTGCATCTTTTGATAAATCAACTATGCGACAGACTTCCACTACCGAAAGGGTATCTCTCCCTACGCCAGAAG ATATTAAACTGGAGCGTACCCACCAGGGCATATTTCAGCGATTGGTGTCCTTCGACAAAAGTGAAATGAAGCCAACAGAGACAGTTGAAAGAAATGTTTTGCCCTCCCAAGCAG ATATTGAGACTGAGAAGGGTCAGCAGGCACTCCGCCAGGGTATTGAGGGCTTTGACCATGGTGCTTTGAAGAAAGCTCAGACGACAGAGAAGAATACCCTTCCAACTAAGGAAA TgattgaggaagagaagaaggcctAA